TTACGGCAGCATCTGCTAGAAACGGTTATCCTGCCAGCATACGAGGAATTATCTGATCCGGAGCTTGCTGGACCGGACACGGAGGAATCCCTCGCTGATGCGGCAGACGCCGCTGAAGAATAGAAACGATTAAAGGAGAATTAGATGACTTCTGTACTTTTTGTGGTTACCGCCGCTGAGGAATGGACCCTGGCCGATGGCACCAAGCGCCCCACCGGTTATTGGGCCGAGGAGCTTATTGCCCCGCACCGCGTCTTCCAGGGCGCGGGCTGGGATATCCACTTTGCTACTCCGGGTGCGAAGGCTCCGGTCGTAGACGAGTACAGCCTGGAGGTACTGCCAGACAACGTGCGTGAGGCACAGGAGAACTACCTGGCAGAGTTGGGCGTAGCGCTCGAGAACCCGATGAACCTGGCCGATGTCAATGAGGAAGATTATGACCTCATCTTCTACCCAGGTGGCCACGGTCCGATGGAGGATCTTGCCTACGATCAGGATTCTGCAAAGCTTATTCAGGCGCGTATGGATTCCGGCCGCGCGCTCGGCCTCGTTTGCCACGCCCCGGCCGCGCTATTGGCCTTGGATAACGAGAATTGGCCGTTCAAGGGCTACAAGATGACCGCCTTTAGTAATGCAGAGGAAGGCGAGGAGATGGTCGCCGCCGCTAAGTGGGCGCTGGAGACCCGCCTGCGCGAGCTCGGCGGGGATTACCAGGAGACCGATCCGATGTCCCCGAACGTCATCGTGGATCGCAACCTGTACACCGGCCAGAACCCGGCTTCCTCTGAGCCGCTGGCACAGCGTATTCTGCGCGATTTCTAAATGCACGTTTCGCGAGTTCTCAAGGCCGGGGCTGCCCTGACCGGTGTGGTTGGGGTAGCGGGCATGGCGGCGTATGCACTCAGCCGCCGGCCGTACCTGCGTGAGGTGGCACCGGGGCTGCGCAGCCCGATTTTGTACCTGCCTATGCACCTGCTTGCCGACGCCACTTTTGCCCGCGCCAGCCGCTTCTTTGCCAGCATCGACTTTTCCCGTCCGGTGCGGCACGCGGTGGATATTACGGAGTTTTCTGCCTCCTTCGATGGCCACGCTTTCAGCGCCCGCGTACTTACCCCACGCGGCGCTACCGCAGGGGCAGCCGCATCCGGACCGCGCCCCGTGGTGGTGTGGACGCACGGCGGCGGCCATCTTATCGGTGGCCCGGCCATGTATGACCCGCAAAATGCACGCATGGCGGCCGAGCTCGGTGCCATCGTGGTGGCTCCGCGCTACCACAAATCCACCCAGGAGCCGTTTCCCGCGGACCATGATGAGTGCTACGCGGCGCTGCGTTGGGTGCAAGAACACGGCGATAAGCTGGGCGGGGATACCTCGCGCATCGCGGTCGCCGGCGATAGCGCCGGCGGCGGCCTTGCCGCGGGCTTGGTTCAGCGGGCCTTTGATGAGGGCCATCCGGTCCGCGCGCTTGGCTTGGTCTATCCCATGCTGGATCACCGCACCACGGATAAGTCCGGTGCGGTGGGCCAATTCATCTGGACGGCAGGCCCGAACCGCGGCGCGTGGTCCATGTACCTGGGAGATGACCACCTGGATGTTGACCTGCCGCCCTATGCTTCGCCGGCCACACGCAGTGATCTTTCCGGCCTGCCGCCAACGTGGATCGGGGTGGGCGGCATCGACCTTTTCTGCGATGAATCTGTGGCCTTTGCCCAAGCCCTCGATGCGGCCGGCGTGGACACCACCCTGGATGTGTGGGCCGGTGCATACCACGGGTTTGACCAGATTAAACCCAAGGCGCCACAATCGCGTGAGCTTATCGACGCCCTCATTGACCACCTTCGCCGTCACCTTTAAGGCCACGTACTCAGGGAGGTCGCGAGTTGAAGTACAACACGCACGTGTCGTGGGTCGTAACTTTCGCCAGCATGGTTGTTCTCGGCCTGATTCTGGGCGGGGTCTTTGGGATAGGTACCCTGGGCCGATCCATTGTTGGCCTCAGCGTCTTTGTCGTGTGGCTGATTTTCGATAAATACATGCGCGACCGGACCCGGCGCCAAGAGCAAGAAGCACGCGGCGACTAGACGCACAAAGCCGCCCCCCTTCTCCTCCCACCTGCTGTGAGTGGGGAGGAAAGGCGAGGCGGCGGATGCCACGCGCGGCCGGGGCCGCGCGAACCGGTACGGGTTTAGAACTTAGAGAAGCGCTTGATGAGCATGTCCTCCAAGCCCTTCCAGGACTCTGCGTGCTCGTTATATGGCTTGGATGGTACGTAGCCGGCGTGCTCGGTGGAGCCGAGCATGTAGCCCAAGTAGTCCTGCAGGCGCGGGTGAGCCAGCATATAAGAGTTAATGGAATCGTCGCCTGCCCAGTCAGCGGCATCGGCGCATACCTCATAGCAGCGCGCCATCTGATCGGAATCGACGGCCTCTGGGCCCTTTTCGATATCGCGCACGATGCCGTTGAAGGAGTACTGGTTATCCGGGTGGACCTGAATTTCTAGCTCGCCGGCATTAGCGGCGGCGACAACCTCTTCCCAGGTGGATACACGTGCCAGGTCGTGGTCATCGTTGTCCATGATCCAGCGCACGAGGGTCTTCGGGGAATCGAAGGTGAAAATCTCGCCCCACTTGCCCAAGAAGATGGGCTTGCCGTCCAGGTAGGTGCGCAGGGTGTAGACGGACTTGGACTGCGCGGTGATCTTGATGGGATCGATGCCGGCGGCGGCCCACGGGGAGTTATCGTACGGGTCAGCGGCCTCGGCGGCAGCCTTGCGCTTTTCCTCGGCTTCCTTGGCCGCTGCAGCGGAGGCGGCAGCAGCAGAAGAGATGCGCTCCTTGGCATCGGAGACCTTGGCCGCATCAAAGTCATCGCTGGAGACCACGCGGACGTGCTCATCCAGGTCCTCGATGACCTTCTTCCAGTTGCCGGCGATGACGTGGCCCACGCCGGACCACTCGCTCATGCCCTGTTCGCCGGAGTAGTGGTCGGCGCCGCGGGAGACGTTGCGCAGGATGGAGTGGGAGGCGAAGAAGATGGTGGTGTGCTCTGCACCGGCGACGTCGGCAAGCGCGGAGGCCATCTCCAGGTTGCGGGCCACCGTGGATACGTTCCGGTGGCTCGGGCGACCAGCCAGCGCCTCCGGCATGCCGATGAGGTCATACTCATCGCGCTCCGCCGGGGTAACGCGGTCCGCATCGCGGCCGGCAAACTGGTCCCAGTGCGGGTGGTCCAGCAAATCGTGCTTAGTGTCAGACTCCACGAAGCACAGCAGCTCGGCGGGCGAGTTGAAGGCTAGGACGGCCTCGTCATCGCCCAGAAAGGCCTGCCACTCGGAGCCATGTTGGCGCCACTTGGGTGCCCAGAGGGTATAAAAATCGCCCTCGGTCAGCGAGAGCTTTACAGGTACAATTGCGCGGGTGCTCATGGCGTTTTAGTCTACCCAACGCCCTAAGCAGCGCGCGAGGCCGCACCGGCCTTAGGCCGTGGGCCGCCAAAAGCCTTTGAATTGCATACCCATATTTGTGGTGCGCAGCGGGTTGGTTTGCACCGGATCGCCGGCCTCCACGATTTCGCCATTGCCGGAATACATTGCCACGTGCCCATCCCATACCACCAGGTCACCGGGCTGCAATTGATCCGCGCTGACCTGCTGACCAACCGTCTGCTGGTCCGCCGTGCGGGGCAAGTCCACCCCGGCCTGCGAATACGCCCATTGGGTAAGGCCCGAGCAATCAAAGCCACCGTTTCCGGTGCCGCCCCATACGTAGGGCTGGCCCACTTGGCTCTTCGCCGCAGCGACCGCGGCCTGCCCGGCGGCCGAACCGCCCTCGGCAGAAGGCTCTGGTGCGGGCGGGGGAGAAGATACCTCGTGTGCGGTGGCGTCGGCGCCGGCATCAGCGCCCGCGGCGGATTGTTCTGGAAGAGCGGTGGAGTGCTGGGCACCGGTGGGGCTTACGGGGGCGTCGGCAAGCGCGGAGTGCACCGGCCGCTGCGCTACCGGCTGCAAGGATTGAGCGGCCGCGCTGAGATCACCCATCAGGCGCTGCACGCGAGCAGTTGCCATGCCCAGGTGCTGGGAGATAAGCGCGCGAAGCTGAGCCAGAGCGGCGGCACGCGCCGACGGATCCAGCGACAGGAAACCCAGCGCGGTGGGCAGGGCCTGGCGCACCAGCTGCGTGGCGATGCCCACCAAATCCCGGATGGTGCCCGTTACCAAGGTGCGGGCCTGGCCAAGCGCGGCAGAGATGGTCTCATTATCGAGATCGATATTTTTCGCCGACTCGAGTAGGGGAGCGGGATTGCCGTGGGCGATGGCGGCCAAAGGCTCGGCGGCGGAGAGATCCGGCACGCGGGGAAGCTCTACCTCCGGAAGCTGCGTCGGTTGCATGGTGGCAATCTGCTTAAGCGCAGTATCGAGCATCTACATCGCCGCCCCAAGGTGCTGGCCTAGCGAGGCATCGGTGTCTTCTGCCTCGCGCGACATCTGGAAACCGGACTGGGCAACCTGCCCCATATCGTTGCGCAGCACGCTCATGCGCGCGCCCACATTATCGAGTGCGGCATGCACCGCCTCATTAAAAGCAGTAAAAGCGTCGTCATCGGGCAAAACGGGGTGGGGCGGATTCTCCCCTTGGGACTGGGCGTGCAGGTCGCGGGCGAGGTGGCGGGCATAGTCAGTATCGATCGTGAAAGGTCTCATGCCCTATTGGACTGCCCGATGGCCCATTTGGTTCCCAAAAAGTTTAAAGTGGTGGTCATGGACATCCACGTAGTAGACCACCCGCTTGCCGCCTCCCGCCTTACCCTCATGCGCGATGCGCGCAGCGATAACTCCGCTTTCCGCGCCGCCCTGAAAGACTTGGGCGCCATGCTTGTCTATGAAGCATCCCGCGACCTTGCCGTGGAGAACTTCGACTGCGCCACCCCGGTTTCTACCGCACAGGGCACCCGCCTGCAGGACCCGCCCATCATCGTGCCGATCATCCGCGCCGGGCTGGGCATGGTGGACCCGGCCCTGTCTATGATTCCGGATGCACAGGTCGGCTTCATCGGCATGGCGCGCAACGAAGAGACGCACGAGCCAGTGCCCTACCTGGAGGCACTGCCGGAGGACCTGACCGGCCGCACGGTGTTCGTGGTGGATCCAATGCTGGCCACCGGTGGTTCCCTGCTGCACGCGTTGCGCCTGCTTGCAGATCGTGGCGCCACCGATATCACCGCCATCTGCATGGTCTCGGCGCAGCCGGGTGTGGATGCGCTGGCTGAATCCGGTCTGCCGGTGCGCCTAGTCACCGCCGCTATCGATCCTTCGCTCAACGAGGATGCTTATATCGTTCCAGGCTTGGGCGATGCCGGCGACCGCCTCTACGGTCCGCGCAATATCGACCTTTAAGGTAATCTTCTCCCTGGAAAGGCGACCGCACTTTCCAGGGGGAGAATATGAGTTTCATTCATCTAATGTGGTCGAGCTACGGCCACGGATTTTCGCAACAATTGCGGCGGGTGCGACAGCGTCGGGGGATTTCGCAGCAGGCGCTGGCGGAGATTTCTGGGGTCTCTCGCAGCCAAATTTCCAATCTGGAGCGCAACGAGAATGGCGTGCACGCCATGGCCGATCCGCAGCTGTCTACGGTATATAAGCTGGCCTTGGCCCTAGAAATCCCGCCAGCGGTGTTGCTGCCGGCTGGTGGGGACGTGGTGGAAGGGCATTTGACCGATTCCGCGGTGGCCGCCGCCGAGGACGTCGCGCCCTTCCCGCAAGGCTATGTGGACCGGCGTCGGTTTGCCGCCACGTGGAATGGTGCCCTGAGCTAGAGCACCCCGCATCACCACCTGAGTTACTGAACCGCATGGTCTAGTTGTAGACTTTGCACCCAGACGTATTTCAATGACAGGGAAGGCACGCGGATGATCTCGGAATTCATCAACGAGTGGTTTAATGCCCACCGTGCGGAGGTCATCGCGTGGCGGCGCCATATCCACCGCCACCCGGAAACTGCGAACCAAGAGGTAGAAACCACCAACTTTCTCGCCTCTATCCTGCAGGACTATGGTCTGGAGCCACAGCGTTTCCCACACACGGGTCTTATGGTCGACATTGGCCCCGATGCGGAGCTAGGGCGGCTGGCCTTCCGCGCCGATATCGATGCCCTGCCAGTCACCGAGGTCACCGGCCTGGAATATACCTCCGAGGTGCCCGGCACGATGCATGCTTGCGGCCACGATGTGCATACGACCGTGGCGCTCGGCCTGGCCTGCGCATTGGCGGATTTTCAGCGTGTCCACGACCTGCCGCTGGGAATTCGCGTCATCTTCCAGCCGGCCGAAGAGGTGTGGGTAGGCGGTGCGACCGACGTTATTGAATGGGGCGCGCTGGAAGGTGTGCATTCCATTTTTGCCATCCACGCCGAGCCCAAGCTGCGCGTGGGACGCATCGGTATCCGCGCCGGGGCTATCACGTCTGCTACCGACGTGGTGGAGCTCAATATCAAGGGCCCAGGCGGGCATACCTCCCGGCCGCACCTGTCGGCCGACGTTGTGTATGCCCTAGGAAAGGTCATTACCGAACTGCCTGCGCTGCTCTCGCGCCGCGTTGACCCGCGTACCGGCACCGTTTTGGTCTTTGGCCAGGTCAATTCCGGCTACGCCCCGAACGCCATTCCGGAGACTGGCAGCCTAACCGGCACCATGCGCACGGCCGATATTGGCATCTGGCGCGATATGCAAAGCCTCTTTACCGAGCTGGTGGAACAGATCCTCGCGCCGGTAGGCGTAGAGCACGAGCTGACCTATAACCGCGGCGTTCCGCCGGTGCTTAACGACGACGTCGCAACCGCCCTGCTTGCCTCCGCCGCCCAATCCATCGACCCGCAGGCCGTCGTGCAAGCCCCGCAGTCCTCCGGCGGCGAGGACTTTTCCTGGTACCTGGAAAAGGTCCCCGGTTCCATGGCGCGGCTTGGCTGCTGGTCCGGCGAGGGCGAACAGCATGACCTGCACATGGGCGATCTCATCGTGGACGAGCGGGCTATTGGCGTGGGCATCAAGCTCTTCGGCGCCGTGGTTGAGCAGTTCATAGGGGAGAATGCGGAGACAAACTAACGCGCTGAAAGGTTCTACACGTTAAACTCGTAGGCGACTTTTACTGTGGAGCCTATTAAGGAGCGAGTGCGTGTTGAACCAGACCAAGCGAATCGTCATTATCGGCGGTGGCCCGGCAGGCTATGAGGCCGCGTTGGCAGGTGCTAAATATGGTGCAGAAATCACCATTATTGAAGACCAGGGCATGGGTGGTAACAGCGTTATCTTGGACTGCGTTCCTTCCAAGTCCTTTATCGCCGGCGCCAATATTAAGACCGACCTGCGCCGTGCCGAGGATATGGAACTTAACCAGGGCATTGGCCAAGCCGATCTATCCCTAACCGCACTGAATAAGCGTGTGCAGGACCTGGCAAGCAAGCAGTCTTCCGATATTCGCGCCACCGTGGAATCCTTGGGCGCCCGCGTTATCGATGGCCGCGGCTACTTCCCAGAGGATCAGGAAGCCGATGCCTTCGGCGGCCATAAGGTCACTGCCGTATTCAACGAGGACGGCCACGAAGAAACCATTAACGCAGACCTCGTCTTGGTAGCTACCGGCGCCACCCCTCGCATTCTCCCTGGCGCTCAGCCGGATGGTGAGCGCATCCTTACCTGGCAGCAGGTTTATAACCTCACCGAGCTGCCGGAGCACCTCATCGTCGTCGGTTCTGGTGTGACCGGTGCGGAGTTCGTCTCTGCCTTTGCGGAGCTAGGCGTTAAGGTCACCATGGTTGCCTCCCGTGACCGCATTTTGCCGCATGACGACGCCGACGCGGCCGACGTCCTCGAGACCGTGCTTAGCGAGCGCGGCGTTGAGCTGGAAAAGAACTGCCGCGTGGAAACCGTCAACCGCACTGAGGACGGCAACGTGCTGGTGACCACTCAGGACGGCCGCGAGATTACCGGTTCCCATGTCATTATGTCTATCGGCTCCATCCCGAATACTCAGGACTTGAAGCTGGAGAACGTGGGCGTAGAAACCGCCAAGTCCGGCCACATTCAGGTCGACCGCGTCTCCCGCACCAATATCGCCGGCATCTACGCCGCTGGCGACTGCTCCGACCTCTTCCCGCTGGCTTCCGTCGCCGCCATGCAGGGCCGCGTGGCCATGTACCACGCGCTGGGTGAGGGTGTTTCTCCGCTGCGTCTGAAGACCGTGGCCAACGCCGTGTTCACCCGCCCAGAGATCGCTGCCGTAGGCTTTACCCAGGCAGAAATCGAGGCAGGCGAGGTAGCCGCCCGCACCATCACCATGCCGCTTAATACCAACCCGCGCGCCAAGATGCGCTCGCTGCAGCACGGCTTTGTCAAGCTCTTCTGCCGCGCCACCTCCGGACGAGTTATTGGCGGCGTCATCGTCGCGCCGACCGCCTCCGAGCTCATCCTGCCCATCGCCATGGCCGTGACCAATCAGCTCACCGTGAACCAGCTGGCCGACTCCTTCGCCGTATACCCGTCCCTGTCGGGCACCATCACCGAGGCTGCTCGACGCCTCGTTGCCCACGACGATCTGGAGTAAACCACACCGTTTCCGCCACTAGTACAGCAGCAGCGTATGACAAGAATTCCCCCGGCTCAAGAGACTGCAGTCTTCTTGGAGGCCGGGGGAATTGGTGCATTTAACACCGGGGCAGGTTAAGGCTGGATGCGCCGCGCGAGCAGGTGAATTGCTGCGGTGCAGATCAGGGCAGCTAAACCAGCGAAGAAGAACATGCCGGGCCAGGGTGCGCCGATTTCTGCAGCTCCAAATGATTCTACGAGCGTGATGAGAATGCCATCCGCTAGGAATAGACCAATGATGATGCCGGCGATAAGTAGCAGCCGAACAAACAGGGAGCTTTGGTTTGCGCTACTGACCACCACACCGATGAGTGCGCCAACGTATCCGGTTATGAGGTGGCCACAGGCGAAGCTACCGAAGGTTGCCGCGTAGCAAAACGGAAGGCTGGCTTCGACTGTGCCGGGGGTGATTGCCCACGAAGAATTCGCGTACGCACCCGATTGCAGCGCGATGTAGTAAGCGGTCCAAGCGACGGCACCAAAAATGAGCGCGGCTAACCACAGAGTCGCGTGCATGCTGGTAAGCCATTGCCGGGGGTGCATCCCTAGGCCGCGCAAGGAACGGTATTCGGTTGCGGCGAAGGCACAGTAGAGTCCCCACATGAAGACTGCGAATATTCCCCAGCCGGTCGGATTGGCACCGAGGGTAGAAGGATCACTGGGGACGGCATACGGGAGAACCCACAGCAACACGACGATGATGCTTATGACGGTGAGCGCCTTGGTGGCGTTGAGATTAAAGGTCTTGAGTGTCTGCATGGCTAGGACTCCTCTTGTGGGGTGCGGGCGGATTCGTGGGCGCGGGAGACAAGGGAATCAATGAGTTGGCCGTCGTCGAGGTAGGAGACGGTGACCTGGGCGGCGGCTGCGGTATCGGCAGGGAACGGGGCCGGGCACCAGGCGTGCACCTTGGAGGTGGAACCGAGGGAGGAACGGTGGAGGGGGAGGGCGTCGGCAAGCGCGAGTGCTTGCTCCACGTCCTTGGTGCTGCCGCTAAGCACGGGGTAGTGCGGCCGTTGGGATTCCAGGTCGGTGGGTTTATTGACCGTGCCGTCGTGCACGGTAATGACGTGGTCAACCAGGCCGACGAGGTCTTCTGCGCGGTGAGAAGAAAGCACCAGCAGCCAGTCCGGGGTGCCGGAGGCGTGGGCGATAATGAGTTCGCGCAGGCGCGTGCGCGTTGGCGCGTCCAAGCCGTTGAAAGGCTCATCGAGGAGGGTGACCGGCGTGCGCGCAGCCAGGGCAGTGGCACAGGCAACCAGTTGGCGCTGGCCGGTGCTCAAGGTGCGGTTCTTGCTGCGCTTAGCGACGCCCACCTTATCCAACAGCTCCTCCGCATACCCCACGTCGAATCCCTCGCGCACATGCTGTGCGGCGCGCAGGTGCTGGGCCACGGTGGAACCGGCGAGCAAGATATCGGCGCCGGTGCGTGCAATCGCCACCTGCGAGGTATCGATGCAGCCTTTGGCAGGCAGGAACCCGGCCACTGTGCGCAGGAGCGTGGTCTTGCCCGCGCCATTGGGGCCGATAAGCCCATACATGCCGGCGGTGAGCTCCAGGTGTGGCACGTGCAAGCGGCGCTTGCAGCTGACATTGTGCATTTTAAGGTGCGTCATGATGGTCTCCTTCGGCTTCAATCAGGTCGGCAATATCGCTGGCGCTTAAGCCCAGCGCGGCTCCTTCCTTGAGAAGCGGAACGATGAAATCTTCCCTAAGGGCTTCTTGGCGTTGGTGGCGGACCTTGTTGCGCGCGCCTTCGCGCACAAACATGCCCAGGCCGCGACGCTTTTCCAACAGGCCCTCCTCGAAGAGGACGGTTAGAGCCTTTGCGGAGGTAGTTGGGTTAACGGAGTGGAAAGCCGAAAGCTCATTGGTGCTGGGGGCGCGTTCGCCCTCGGCGAGCTCACCGGAAATGATCATGTCCCTGATCCCTCCTGCTAGTTGCTGATAAATGGGCCGGGTATCGCTCATGGTGCGGCCTCTCGTGCATGCGGCATGTGATTCCTTCCGTGGTGTATGGGTTTACCACCTATGTGGGTAACCATATAGCGAAAGGGGCCCGCGATCAACATGATTTGTGACCGCGGGCCGAGTGGAGTGGTGTTTAGGGCTAGTGAAGGCGTCTTTGTTGAATGAATGCTCCGATTAGGGTGCCCGCTAGGACTGAAGTGATGGTGAAGCCTATTGCGTTCCAATCGACTGCGAACAGAAAGCCATCACCGAGCAAGAAGCTATATGCTGCTAACGGGGCGAGACCGCTGAAGACTCCGATGATTAGGGAACTCAGGCAGATAATCGCTATGGCCCACGAAAACGATTTGAAGCTCCAATCACGGCGAAGACCCAAGTGGAAAAAGGTGGTGTGCAGTGTGTTCATACTGGTATTTAGGCCGCGCGCAATCGCAAAAGATATGGCGATTGCAGAAAGCAGAGCTGCTGTAAGGCTGATATAGAACGATAAGGGGGTCTCGGTTTCGTAGCCTTTGGAAAGCTGGATATCCTCAGGTGGTATACCAAGATGGTTAGCGATTTCTGGCACTCGTTCTGCCTTTTGGGCGGATAAGCCGTCGAATATCCATTGGGTTGAAATGCTAGGAATTTCAAGACTTTGTGCGGTGCTGTTTAGCACCACACCGCCGACTTGTTTCTCCCAATAGTTTCCAAAAGAACCCTCTTGGGCCTCGAGCGTGTGCGACTTTTCGTTTGAATCGGTGATCTGTGTGTGAGAGGCATCCATAAGTTTCTTGTCGCGGACAAGAACACCACCGCTTTCCAGGGTTTGCCTTTCGTCGGAAGTAAGCTTTTCGTCCGTGAGCTTCTCCCAACTCTTGGCATCCTGGACGGAAAGAATGCCAAAAGTTCCCGATACATCAGGAGTCATCGGCAATCCTGCGGAAAGCTGCTGTGCAGAAATGGGTTCGGGCAAGTCACCTTGGGATACTAATGAATTCTGTGCAGATTCTCTCGCAGAATCCATTTCATCTGGCAGGGTCAAGATTGCTTGGTCGGGTGCGACAATTGGTGCGTAGGATTCAGCTTCTGAGGCAGTCATACTAGCGGCCAGGTTGCTGCTGAAGATTGCTATCCCTGCTGTACTGGACAATAGGGCTACTCCAATTAGCGGGAGAAAACGGTGCGAACTTAGAAAGCGACGGGCCAGGTGACTCGGTGACGTTGGGGAATCGCTTTTAATAGAAATAGTTACAGCGAGCGTCAACGCTATCGCGAGCGCTAACGTAGGGATTGGAGCAAGAGTTGTGAAAATTTCCGGCCCGACTACCCCAGCGAACAATACGGTTGCTAGTGCTATGGCGCACAGTGCTGGGATAGCCCCGGCTGAAGCCCGCTTCCATTTAGCAGAAAGTTGATGTTCCGCAGTTTGGGGATTTTGGAACCGGATCGGTAATGCAGTTGTCAGTGCGCTGAAGATCGGGGGAAGTAAAGCGGACACTAAAAGCAACCCGCACCATTTCCAGGGGAGGACGAAATCCCGCCCAGGCACGGACCCCAACTCTGCTAGATGGGTTCTAAAGAGGTGAGGGAAAAGCGTACCGGTGACAATAGCGCACACTGAAATTGAAAGGACTAGAAAAAGGATCTGTACGTGGAAGATAGCCCACAACTTCTTCCTGGATATTCCGAGTTGATGTAGAGCGTTGGCCGGGGCTTCGAGCGCGCGCCTTTGCATGGCAGTTAGGAAGGCTGAGAAAAATAGAGGTAAGAGAAACGCAAAAATTCCGAAGAAAAACGAGTATTCATCAAGAAGGCTTTTGGGAGGCTGATTCTCCAGCGATTGCCTTGAGAGGTAGGACAGTTTCACTGCTTCTCTGGCGCTGAACTCGGCATTGTCTACGTGAGCAATGCGATCCATTGTCTTTTCTAGTTCTTCTTGGTCCGAAGACTGGTTATCTAAAAGCATTGGGCGCGCCCCAGCACTAGATGGGGATGAAGGAGTGGTGCTGAGATCCCATGTGCCAGGCGCTGCGTACACGGCGGTTGCGGTCGGCACATATTTACTGGTAACGGTGCCGACCACGTTAATCTCCAGGTTGCTACTAAAGGCACTGACCCCTGATTCCTCGGAAAGACCGCTAGCTGTGGTTGCGATAATTTCCCCCGGAGAGGTTGGCCACCGACCTGATTCCAAAGTTAAACCGTAGCTGGGCCCTTGGCTTTTCCAATCACCCTCCGAATATGTCATTCGGTGATCGGGGTCAGTATCCACGTAGAAGTCTTGCGATACAA
The nucleotide sequence above comes from Corynebacterium tuberculostearicum. Encoded proteins:
- a CDS encoding ABC transporter permease translates to MYALAALSILLLAATATSAMLMTMSAEQHVASNLGDNHQRADAPCSLSLGDNVDDCLSAPSDPKRFSRELVSQDFYVDTDPDHRMTYSEGDWKSQGPSYGLTLESGRWPTSPGEIIATTASGLSEESGVSAFSSNLEINVVGTVTSKYVPTATAVYAAPGTWDLSTTPSSPSSAGARPMLLDNQSSDQEELEKTMDRIAHVDNAEFSAREAVKLSYLSRQSLENQPPKSLLDEYSFFFGIFAFLLPLFFSAFLTAMQRRALEAPANALHQLGISRKKLWAIFHVQILFLVLSISVCAIVTGTLFPHLFRTHLAELGSVPGRDFVLPWKWCGLLLVSALLPPIFSALTTALPIRFQNPQTAEHQLSAKWKRASAGAIPALCAIALATVLFAGVVGPEIFTTLAPIPTLALAIALTLAVTISIKSDSPTSPSHLARRFLSSHRFLPLIGVALLSSTAGIAIFSSNLAASMTASEAESYAPIVAPDQAILTLPDEMDSARESAQNSLVSQGDLPEPISAQQLSAGLPMTPDVSGTFGILSVQDAKSWEKLTDEKLTSDERQTLESGGVLVRDKKLMDASHTQITDSNEKSHTLEAQEGSFGNYWEKQVGGVVLNSTAQSLEIPSISTQWIFDGLSAQKAERVPEIANHLGIPPEDIQLSKGYETETPLSFYISLTAALLSAIAISFAIARGLNTSMNTLHTTFFHLGLRRDWSFKSFSWAIAIICLSSLIIGVFSGLAPLAAYSFLLGDGFLFAVDWNAIGFTITSVLAGTLIGAFIQQRRLH